A genomic window from Acidobacteriota bacterium includes:
- the amrA gene encoding AmmeMemoRadiSam system protein A: protein MSQPGDPRGPQLADAREDDQPIYSSDERALLLRTAHRAIAAALADRQDLALPDVPAHLNAPRGAFTTLHLEGKLRGCVGYVAAVKPLIQTVAETAVSAAFYDPRFPPVTANEAPHLRIEISVLALPQPVRPEHIVPGRHGLIVTQGSRRGLLLPQVAPEHGWDALTFLAQTCLKAGLPPDAWKAGATIEAFTAEVFGE from the coding sequence ATGTCGCAGCCGGGTGATCCGAGAGGGCCGCAACTCGCCGACGCACGCGAGGATGACCAGCCGATCTACTCGAGCGACGAACGCGCGCTGCTGCTCCGCACCGCGCATCGCGCCATCGCAGCGGCGTTAGCCGATAGACAGGACCTTGCGCTGCCCGATGTGCCCGCGCATCTCAACGCCCCGCGCGGCGCTTTCACCACTTTGCATCTCGAGGGCAAGCTGCGCGGATGCGTGGGTTACGTGGCCGCGGTCAAGCCGCTCATCCAGACGGTCGCCGAGACGGCGGTCTCGGCGGCGTTCTACGATCCGCGCTTTCCGCCCGTCACCGCGAACGAGGCGCCCCACCTGAGGATCGAGATCAGCGTGTTGGCGCTGCCGCAACCGGTGCGTCCCGAGCACATCGTTCCCGGACGCCACGGACTGATCGTGACCCAAGGCTCGCGTCGCGGCCTGCTGCTGCCCCAGGTGGCCCCCGAGCACGGATGGGACGCGCTCACCTTTCTGGCCCAGACCTGCCTCAAGGCCGGACTTCCTCCGGACGCGTGGAAGGCGGGAGCGACGATCGAAGCCTTCACCGCGGAAGTGTTCGGCGAGTAG